The Leptolyngbya sp. 'hensonii' genomic sequence ACGCAAGCGACTCTCAATAGGGACTTCAATCGGCCTCCCCTTCCCCCAAAACGGGCTACCGTGTACGCAGATCTTTGAAAAGTTTGGCTCAAGTCAGCAGACTCGCGTGAAATTCCCTCTCGGTAGGGGTGGCCTGCAGGGCCGGGGTGGGTCTAGGAACGGGAGCAGGAGGGTTGAACCCACCCCTACCCCTCCCAGGAGGGGATTATGGGTACACAGTAGCCCAAAACGGGAGAAGGGATTGGGGGATGCAGACGCGGAGCGGCTTCCCCTGGGGTGGGAAAATCCGCAAAAGTGACATGCTTCCCAGGGATATGCCTTGTCTTGTGGATTGATCAAAGAGTTAATTATTCATGTTTGCCCAAGAGTCTGCGCCTTATTCTGTCTGTCTTTAATCTAAAGTAACGTCTCAAAAACAAGGACATTCTAGAGACTGTAGATGATTTAAGCCACCTATCATATTCAGGAAAAACATAATTTTTGAAAAAGGTTATCCAATAGTCAGTGATTTTTTCATCACTGAACTCTTGAGCGCGATTTAAACCATGTTCAATCATTGAAAAGTATAGGGTTGGATTATTTTTTAGTTCTCTGACTGCACTAATTGCCTCTTCGATAGAATGGACAATCAAAAAATCAAGTTCTGAATTTCTTATAGAAAGAAAAGCAGATTCGGGTGCCAGAATGGCAGGTACTGAGGCATGCCAGGAGTTGATTAATTTACTGGCAGGTTTATGTGAAAAGATATGTTGGTCAAAATCTCGAATCGCAATAATAACATCAATATTGCTGTAATCAGACCACTTTTCAGAGTCAAAAACTGGAATCCACCTGCATCCTAAATCTTTAAGCGCACTCACCCACTTCTCAGAAAAAAATTCTTTCGCTAAATTAGTTCTAGTACCTATAAAGGCAACATTTTCTACTAAAGAACCTCGGTTGTGAGATCTGGGTACTAGGCCAGGTTGCGACCAATGTGGAATGTAATAGGGTTTCCAAAGGGAATTTTTTCCCGTCTTATCGAGAATTGCAGAATTGTGGACAACATGTAAATGCGCTGAGGGATGAAACTCTTTGTCGCTCTTGGCGCAAATTAGCATAGCTTGGCCCAGATATGGGTATTTATTACCTAGAGTATCCCGATCAGCAATAACAATTCCTTTCTGCGGGATGTGATCTATCACTTCACAGGAAATTCCTACCTGCTTAACCTGTAAATAGGTACTCACAATCCAGGCTGTAAAACTATTGCTACATGCTTTGATCACCTCTTCTCGTTCCTGCTCGAAGAACCGATGGGTTTGTTTGTCGGGGGCATAGAAGTAGACTTTTTTTTGTGAATCAACCTGATGATCCATCATGATGTCCTGAACTCTAGCGAACTGAGTTACTATACAGTTTCCAAAGAGAGCATCCCAGTTTTGCAAGGTTGCCCTCATCCCCCAGCCCCTTCTCCCAAAGAGGGAGAAGGGGAGCCAGATTCAAAGTCCCTCTCCCCTTCTGGGAGAGGGATTTAGGGAGAGGGCTACAAAAGTGGGATGCACTCGTTTCCAAACAATATCTGGAGATTTAGTTATAATCACAAATCTGTACTAAGTAATCGGGTGAGATTAATTATAAGAAGGGGGTCTGGGGGCACGCCCCCTTCACCCCGACTCTCATCCTTAATTTAATTGTGCCGACCTACTTACCTATTACCGTGATTGGAGGACAAACTAACGCATATACGGTTCCAGGAGGCTGTTCCAACTGGCGTACTTTTTCTTGTACTCCCGTTCGCAGCGAGAAGCTCGGGACTCTGGCAAAACGCCACCTTCCACCAAGGGAGTATACTTGCTGGGATTCTTCCCATAGGCCAGACAGGCAATGTTGTAGAATCGCTGCATATCCAGAGAGTGTTCGTCCCAGAAGGGCGGTTCCTGACCAGTCTTGTTAGAACTCTCGATCAAAAACCATTGGGCTGCGGTCAGCACGGCCTGTTCCCCTTCCTCCCCCGCTTCCATCAATAAAAGGGTAGAAAACTCATCCACCGCATCTTCCTCCCGGCCCGTAATGGGCAGGTTGAAGATATCCACCAGCCCGTGGCCGGTTTCATGGAAGAACACAAATAATGTCGTATTGACGATCGCCAGCCCTAACTCTTCTTCAGTCTGAACTTGACTGGCAAAGATGTTGGCAAAATGCTCCATCAGCTCGCCGCACATGACCAGGTACTTTTTGTCGGGAACATAAAAGGCATTGGCCGTGCCGCATTCCCCAAACACAATCGTGACATCTGTGGGCAGTTTGAAGAGTTTCGTCAACTCTACCGCGATCGTTTCAAAGGCCTTGGACTCCCGAATCGCCTGGTTCAACTCCCGATACAGAGGATTGTCCACCTTGTCGTAGTAAACCGTAAATTGGCCTGCTTTGGACCGGGCGATCGCATTCTTGTCGAGGCTTTTGGAACCTGCAGCCTGGGTCGTGGCCACGCGCTGGGCCAATTCCACGACCTGTGGTGGTAGGGAGAAAGCCTGCCGGGATGGAGTTTTGGCCGGGGCTCCAGCGGTAAAGATAACCAGTAGATTGGCAATTAGGAAGCTGGCAATCGCCAATTGCAAAAATTTCAGTTGCCGCAAAACCGCAATACATCGAGTAGGTATCATCTTTATCCGTTTTATCCGTGCAGGTCTACGCTAATTTTTATCGATAGGAAGGAGCAACCGGAACTGGACGATCGTGGAGGGGAACTGGGTGATACAACGTATCCCGCTGGCGGTAGGGGCGGCCCAGGGACTGAATGGCCCCCTGTAGCTCAGCCACCGATTTGCAGGTGCCCCCAGTGGCCCCCGCCATGGTCGTGATGTGTTCTTCCATTAACGTGCCCCCAATGTCGTTGCAGCCCCAGGTCAGGGCTGCAGTGGCCCCGTTCAGGCCCAGTTTGACCCAACTGGGCTGATGATTGGGGATCCAGGCCCCGAGGAAGATACGAGCGACTGCAGTCAACAGCAGGGTATGGGATAGTATCGGTTGATCTCGCCCTACCCGATGGCGTAAGGGTTTAGGAGCATCCTGTCCGACAAAGGGAAGAATGATGAATTCTGTGATGTAGCCGGGATAGTGCTGCTCCAGTGCGTTCTGCTGCAGCGATCGCAATAGACCCAGATGGCGCATCTGCTGTTCTGGGGTTTCAATGTGACCAGAAAGCATAGTGCTGGTGGTGCAGAGGCCCGATCGATGGGCCGTCCCGACAATCTCCAGCCAAGTGGCGGTGTCGATCTTTTCCGGACAGATGATGCGTCGCACGCTATCGTCGAGCACCTCAGCCGCAGTTCCCGGCAGGGAACCCACCCCACCCTCTCGCAGGGCTGTGATGACCTCGGCATAGGTCAGGCTATCCTCCCTGGCAATAAACTGGATTTCCTGGGGAGAAAAAGCATGGAGATGCAGGGCTGGAAATTCTGATTGGATGGTCTTGAGCAACTCCAGATAGTATCCCAGGGAAGTGCCCTTCCACTTAGCCTCCGGATTCAGCCCCCCCTGCATACAGATCTCCGTAGCCCCCTGGCGAACAGCCTCAGCCGTCTTTTCCAGAATGGTGCCAAAGTCCAGCCAGTAGGCTCCGGCCTCCCCTTCATCCCGTCGAAAGGCACAGAAACTGCAATGTTGTTCGCAGATGTTGGTGAAGTTGATGTTGCGGTTAATCACATAGGTAACCGTATCGCCTGCCTGTTGGACCCGCAAGCGATCGGCCCCATCCTGGATGGCAGCGATCGCTGCCGGGTCCGTCTGATTCAGTAGCAGGACTCCTTCTGCTTCACTCAGATCGACTCCGGCCAGAGCTTTTTCCAGAACTGCATCCACGCCATCCGTGATCACTCAACCTGACCTCACAATACAGATCGACACCCTCAATTGTAGAAGGTGCTTTGCCTGCAGCGCAGAGATATATCTGACTCCTGGCTCCGATCGAATTCCCCATCCCAACTGACTTGAGTCAAAATTCCTGAAATTCCTTCCTTTGAATGTGTTTTGTGTTTACAGCTAGCTTTCACTGGAAAGACAGTCTTATCCTCCAGAATTGTCTGGTGGGTTCAGGATGGGAAACAAACAGCGACCCTGTTGCGAAGCACTATAGAATGGCACAGGATATCAACCTCTTGGGTTATTTAAGTCTGATGACAGCGCAAAGTGCGATTTAATGTTCTGCTGGTGGACTATCGCCAGCCTTGCCAACCACAAAGGGAGAAGTTCACATGTCTGCTTCAAAGACAAAATTTTTATTGCCTGCGATCGGAGCTGCGGTTGTTGTGGCAGCGGGAGTCGGGGCCTATGTTTACTTTAAGCAGGGGCCTGCAGGAGAAACCAGCCCGCTAGCCAGCGCCAAACTGGTTCCAGATGAAGCAGTCATGACGGCCTTTATTTCTGCTGATCCAAAGTCCTGGGCCGAACTGGAAAAGTTCGGTACCCTCGAAGCCCAGAAGCTGGTGCAAAAGAACATCAAGGATTTTCAGACCGAGATGTTAAACCAGACGAGTTTTAGCTTCGAAAATGATATTCAGCCCTGGCTTGGTAGCGTCATGTTTGCTTTTCTGCCCAATGACCCGGCGGCCAAAGCCAATAATCCCAATGTTTTGATGGTCGTCAGCATTCGAGACAAGTTGAAGGCGGCGAATTTCGCCCAGAAGATTAAGGCCCAGAAAGGGGCAACGGCCAAGGAACAGAGTTATAAGGGGGTCACGATCGCAGAAGTGACAGAATCCAAAGGTAGCAAGCCCTATAACTTTGCCCTCCTGGGTAGCCATCTGGTGGTTTCCGATCAGCGTCAGGCGATTGAGCAGGCGATCGATACCTTTAAGGGAGAGCCCTCCTTTGCTGGAAAGGAAGGGGTGAAGGATCTGCTAGTGAAGGGAGCAGATGTCAAGAATCCCATCGCCCAGATCTATCTGCCAGATTATGCGGCGGCCTTCCAGCAGTTCGCAGCAGCAGGGTCTAAAGCTCCCAAGCTGCCATCCTCAACCCTAAGCCAACTGAAGCAGGTCAAGTCTGCCGTAATCGGGATTGGAGTAGATGATGCAGGGCTGCGCCTCAGAGCGATCGCCCGTCTCAACCCGGAAGCCACGCCGATGGAGTACAAGCCGGTACCAGGCAAGGTCGTGGCCCAATTCCCAGCAGACAGCACGATCGCCCTCATTGGTGGTCAGGGATTGAAAACGGTCTGGACCACGCTAATCAATCAGTCTAAAACAGACCCCTCCTCCGGTCTGGTCGTAAGTTCAGTGCGCCAGCAACTGAAGACAATTAACCTGGATGCGGACCAGGAAGTCTTTGGCTGGATGGATGGAGAGTTTGCCTTTGGGGCGATCGCCTCCACCCAGGGTCTGCTCTCCAACACCGGCTTTGGCGGAGCAATGGTGATTCAGACCAACGATCGCAAGACCGCAGAAAGTACCCTGGGCAAGCTGGATACCCTGGTGAAGGGGTTTGCCGCCACGGTGGAACAGCGGGACGTGGCGGGGAAAAAGGTGACCGAGTGGAAGATCCCGACCCTATCTCCCACGGAAGCTCTGATTGCCCATGGTTGGCTGGATGATAAGTCCCTGTTTATTGCGATCGGGGGACCACTGGTGGATGTGATCGCGAGCAAGCCCCAATCTGCCCTGGATGGCAGTGCGACCTATAAAACGGTGACGGGTCCGTTACCTAAGCCCAACTCAGCCTATCTGTATCTGGACATGGATAAGATGATGGCCTTAATGACGGCAGGGCCGCTAAAGGCCCAAACAGGGACGATTCCTCCGGACACCATGGCTATCCTCACCTCCATCCAGGGTGTTGGCATGGCATCCACCCAGCCGG encodes the following:
- the cofH gene encoding 7,8-didemethyl-8-hydroxy-5-deazariboflavin synthase subunit CofH, with the translated sequence MITDGVDAVLEKALAGVDLSEAEGVLLLNQTDPAAIAAIQDGADRLRVQQAGDTVTYVINRNINFTNICEQHCSFCAFRRDEGEAGAYWLDFGTILEKTAEAVRQGATEICMQGGLNPEAKWKGTSLGYYLELLKTIQSEFPALHLHAFSPQEIQFIAREDSLTYAEVITALREGGVGSLPGTAAEVLDDSVRRIICPEKIDTATWLEIVGTAHRSGLCTTSTMLSGHIETPEQQMRHLGLLRSLQQNALEQHYPGYITEFIILPFVGQDAPKPLRHRVGRDQPILSHTLLLTAVARIFLGAWIPNHQPSWVKLGLNGATAALTWGCNDIGGTLMEEHITTMAGATGGTCKSVAELQGAIQSLGRPYRQRDTLYHPVPLHDRPVPVAPSYR
- a CDS encoding DUF3352 domain-containing protein; protein product: MSASKTKFLLPAIGAAVVVAAGVGAYVYFKQGPAGETSPLASAKLVPDEAVMTAFISADPKSWAELEKFGTLEAQKLVQKNIKDFQTEMLNQTSFSFENDIQPWLGSVMFAFLPNDPAAKANNPNVLMVVSIRDKLKAANFAQKIKAQKGATAKEQSYKGVTIAEVTESKGSKPYNFALLGSHLVVSDQRQAIEQAIDTFKGEPSFAGKEGVKDLLVKGADVKNPIAQIYLPDYAAAFQQFAAAGSKAPKLPSSTLSQLKQVKSAVIGIGVDDAGLRLRAIARLNPEATPMEYKPVPGKVVAQFPADSTIALIGGQGLKTVWTTLINQSKTDPSSGLVVSSVRQQLKTINLDADQEVFGWMDGEFAFGAIASTQGLLSNTGFGGAMVIQTNDRKTAESTLGKLDTLVKGFAATVEQRDVAGKKVTEWKIPTLSPTEALIAHGWLDDKSLFIAIGGPLVDVIASKPQSALDGSATYKTVTGPLPKPNSAYLYLDMDKMMALMTAGPLKAQTGTIPPDTMAILTSIQGVGMASTQPDKLTSQFEMLMALKPRK
- a CDS encoding DUF4344 domain-containing metallopeptidase, with amino-acid sequence MIPTRCIAVLRQLKFLQLAIASFLIANLLVIFTAGAPAKTPSRQAFSLPPQVVELAQRVATTQAAGSKSLDKNAIARSKAGQFTVYYDKVDNPLYRELNQAIRESKAFETIAVELTKLFKLPTDVTIVFGECGTANAFYVPDKKYLVMCGELMEHFANIFASQVQTEEELGLAIVNTTLFVFFHETGHGLVDIFNLPITGREEDAVDEFSTLLLMEAGEEGEQAVLTAAQWFLIESSNKTGQEPPFWDEHSLDMQRFYNIACLAYGKNPSKYTPLVEGGVLPESRASRCEREYKKKYASWNSLLEPYMR